GCATTTCGAGTTTTTTGAATCTTCCTTTTTGAGACAACAGTGGATCCATGTTATGTGAGTCTCTACTTAGCTTTGGGGATCAATGGAATCATCAAATAGATTATGTTCTAAGAGTTCTACATTATCAAGCATATCTGAGAATATCTGAGAATATCTACATTCTCAAGAGTATCTGTGGCTTGGATGCCACATGAGCATGCTTCCACTCAGTGACGTGTGTCCCTGGCTTGTGAAGAAACCCTCATGTTAAACCCTTAAGGTAATTAAGAAataactaaacaaataaatacaaatgttgACTAGAATAAATGTTCATGCAATTTCTTCTTACTACTCTGCAACACGTCTCCCTATGTCAAGGAGCACAAGATTGTGCTGCAATTAGATTGAATaagaaagcaaagtagaaaaaataaaaattacactgAGGAAAACCTGGATTAAAATCTACATGGTGaattttattctaataaaatGTTTGATACAGCCTAGACTAAAGGGAGCAAAACTGGTGCCCACATGTTAAAAAgcaagtttgtttttaattgtacaGAGCTTTAAAACAATAGTGATAAAGTTATTAATATTCACTTTCAATATTACATGCATAGGCACAGACACACTGAATGTTTTGGTAACTCTGGGTCATTATTTTATTAAGATAATAATTCCAAGAGTATTTCATTTGAATttgaatctaattttattttatactgaagtatcagttcagttcagttcagttcatttcagtcactcagtcgtgtccgactctttgcgaccacatgaattgtGGTACGCCAGatctcgctgtccatcaccaactcccggagttcactcaaactcatttccattgagtcggtgatgctatccagccatctcattctctgtcatccccttctcctcctgcctccaacccctccagcatcagagtgttttacaatgagtcaactatttgcatgaggtggccaaagtattggaatttaagatttcacatcagtccttccaaaaaacacccaggactgatctcctttagaatagactgattggatctccttgcagtcctatggactctcaatagtcttttccaacaccacagttcaaaacctcaattcttctgcactcagctttcttcacaatccaactctcacatccatacatgaccactggagaaaccatagccttgactagatggacttttgttggcaaagtaatgtctctgcttttgatatgctatctaggttggtcataactttccttccaaggagtaagtgtcttttaatttcatggctacaataaccatctacagtgattttggaacccccaaaaataaagtctgacactgtttccactgtttccccatctatttaccatgaagtgatggaaccagatgccatgatcttagttttctgaatgttgagctttaagccaattttttcactttcctcttttactttcatcaagaggctttttaattcttcttcacttcctgccataagggtggtgtcatctgcatatctgaggttattgacatttctcccagcttgtgcttcttccagcccagcatttctcatgatgtactcagcatagaagttaaataagcagggtgacaatatacagccttgatgtactccttttcctatttggaatcagtctgttatccatgttcagttctaattttgcttcctgacctgcctctcaagaggcaggttaagtggtctggtattcccatctctttcaggattctccacagtttattgtgatccacaacagtcaaaggctttggcatagtcaaaagagcataaatagatgtttttctggaactctcttatttttcctatgatccagtggatgttggcaatttgatctctggttcctctgccttttctaaaaccagcttgaacatctggaagttcacagttcacgtaatactgaagtctggcttggagaattttgagcattactttactagaatgtgagatgagtgcaattgtgcagtagtttgagcattctttggcattgcctttctttgggactggaatgaaagctgaccttttccagtcctgtggccactggtgaattttccaaatttgctggcatattgagtgcagcactttcacagcatcatcttccaggatttgaaataactcaactggaagtccatcacctccactagctttgttcatagtgatgcgttctaaagcccacttgacttcacattccaggatgtctggctctagatgaatgatcaaactatcgtgattatcttagtcatgaagatcttttttgtacagttcttctgtgtattcttgccacctcttcttaatatagtctgcttctgttaggtccataccatttcgtcctttatcaagcccatatttgcatgaaatgctcctttggtagctctaattttcttgaagagatctctagtctttcccattctgttgttttcctctatttctttgcattgatcactcaggaaggctttcttatctctccttgctattcttggaactctgcattcagatgcttatatctttccttttctcctttgcttttcacttctcttcttttcacagctatttgtaaggcctccccagacagccattttgcttttttgcatttcttttccatggggatggtcttgatccctgtctcttgtacaatgtcacaaacctcaaaATGTCATAGTTCATCAAAAacactatctatcagatctaggcccttacatctgtttctcacttccactgtagaatcataagagatttgatttaggtcatacctgaatggtctaatggttttccttactttcttctatttaagtctgaatttggcaataaggatttcatgatctgagccacagtcaactcccagtcttgtttttgctgactgtatagagcttcttcatcttttgctgcaaagaatataatcaatctgatttcgatgttgaccatctggtgatgtccatgtgtagggtcttctcttgtgttgttggaagagggtgtttgctatgaccagtgcattatcttggcaaaactctattaccctttgccctgcttcattctgtgttccaaggccaaatttgcctgttactccaggtgtttcttgacttcctacttttgcatttcagtcccctataaagaaaatgatatcttttttgggtgttaattctaaaaggtgttgtaggtcttcatagaaccattcaacttcagcttcttcagcattactggttggggcataggcttggattactgtgatattgaatggtttgccttggaaatgaacagagttcattctgtcatttttgagattgcatccaagtactgcatttaggactcttttgttgagcatggtggctactccatttcttctaagggattcttgtccacagtagtagatataattgtcatctgagttaaatttactcattccagtccattgtagtttgctgattcctagaatgtcgacattcactcttgccatctcctgcttgtccacttccaatttgctttgattcatggacttgacattccaggttcctatgcaatattgctctttacagcatcggaccttgcttctatcaccagtcacatccacaactcagtattgtttttgctttgactccatcccttcattctttctggagttatttctccactgatttccagtagcatattgggtacctacctacctggggagttcctctttcagtatcctatcattttgcctcttcatactgttcatggggttctcaaggcaagaatactgaagtggtttgccattcccttctccagtggaccacgttctgtcagacctctccaccatgacctgccagtcttgggtggccccacacggcatggcttagttacattgagttagacaaggctgtggtgcatgtgattagattgactagttttctgtgattatgatttcagtgtgtctgccctctgatgcctctcgcaacacctaccgtcttacttggatttctcttaccttggacgtgggctgTCTTTTCAGGGCTGCtctagcaaagcacagctgctgctccttaccttggacaagggtaTCCTCTCACAGTCACCCCTACTGACCTTGAATGtagagtagctcctctaggccctcctgcgcccatgcagctaccgctccttggatgtggggttgctcctcttggctgctgcccctgacctcggatgtagGATAGCTCTTCTTGGCCGCTCCAAAAAGGCTTGTGGGCCAGGAGGACGCAGCCCGGGAGATATGCTGCTTCAGATTCTGCTTTAGCCAGGAGCCCGAAGCCGAGGccctgcctggcccctggccctgttTGCAGCTGCTGAGCCGGGTGGCTGTACTCTTTCCTGTGCTCTGGCCTGGTGGCTTTCAGGCGCACTACAGCGGTGAGTGGGCCTGGCGCCCTCGGCAGTGGTGCAGGGACATGACGCAGCGCTACCCTGCTAGGTGGGTCGATGGCCCCTTGGCCTCGGCCTTGGTGGCGCCTGCGAGAGTTTTCTCTGGCAGCTCTCCAGGTggatattggagtatagttatttAAATGTTGCATTCGTTTcaggtgatttagttatacataaacatgtatctcggagaaggcaatgacaccccactccagtactcttgcctggaaactcccatggacagagaagcctggtaggctgccgtccacggggtcgctaagagtcagacacgggacacgactgagcgacttcacttttcactttcctgcattggagaaggaaatggcaacctacttcagtgttcttgcctggagaagcccagggactggggagcctggtgggctgccgtttgtggagttgcacagagtcggacacaactgaagcgacttagcagcagcagcagtggcagcagcgtACATAtatctgggattccctggtggctcaaaaggtaaagaagctgccaaatctgccggcaatgctgaagacctggttcaatccctgggcctggaagaatccctggagaaggggatggcaaatcacttgagtattcttgcctgaagaattccatggacagaagagcctgggaagctacagtccatggagtagcaaagagtcagacacgactgagcagctttcacacgcacacacacacacacaaacacacacatacatataacagcagattcctaatttatccttgcACCTCATACTTCCCCTTTGATAAACAATAAGTTTACTTTCCaagctgtttctgttttggaaatgtttatttgtatcagttttaaattccacatatcagttcagttcagttcagttgctcagtcatgtgtgactctttgcgacaccatggactgcagcactttaggcttccctgtccatcaccaactcaaggggtttactcaaactagtgtgcatcgagttggtgatgccaaacaaccatctcatcctctgttgtccccttctcctcctgccttcaatctttcccagcatcagggtcttttccaaggagtcagttctttacatcaggtggccaaatattggagtttcagcttaagcatcaggctatacaatgtatattcaggagtgatttcctttaggattgacagattggacctccttgcagtccaagggcttcTCAAGCATCTtgtccaatactacagttcaaaagcatcaattcttcagtgttcagctttctgcATTGGTAAtttcattcaaccatctcatcctctgtcatccacttctccctctgccctcaatctttctcagcatcaggatcttttcaagtgagtcagctcttcgcattaggtggccaaagtattggagtttcagcttcaacatcagtccttccaatgaacatccaggactgatctcctttaggatggactggttggatcttcttgcagtccaagggactctcaagagtcttccccaataccacagttcaaaagcatcaattcttcagcattcagctttctttatagtccaactcttacatccatacatgacaattggaaaaaccatagccttgactagatggaactttgttgtcAACgttatgtctctcctttttaatatactgttcaggttggtcataactttccttccaaggaatcagcatcttttaatttcatggctgcaatcaccgtgtgcagtgattttgaagcccagaaaaataaagtcttccactgtttccccatctatttgccatgaagtgatgagacaggatgccatgatcttatttttctgaatgttgagctttaagccaactttttcactctcctctttcactttcctcaagagggtctttagttcttcttcactttctgccataagggtgctatcatctgcatatccgaggttattgatatttctcctggcaatcttgattccagcttgtgcttcttccagcccggagtttctcatgatgtactctgcatagaagttaaataagcagggtgaaagtatagagccttgatgtactcctttcctgatttggaaccagtctgttgttccatatctagttAACTATTTCTTCctcatctgcatacagatttctcaggaggcaggtaaggtagtctgatattcccatctctttaagaattttccacagttcgttgtgaatCATACAGTCAAAGTcatcggcatagtcaataaagcagaagtagatgtttttctggaactctcttgttttatctatgatccatcaaatgttggcaatttgatctctggtttctctgccttttctaaatccagcttgaacatctggaacctcatggttcacaaactgttgaaggctggcttggagaattttgagcattactttgctagcatgtgagatgagtgcaattgtgcagtagtttgaacattctttgtcattgcctttcttgggattggaatgaaaactgaccttttccagtcctgcggcatctgttgagtttttcaaatttgctggcttattgagtgcagcactttaaaacatcatctttttaggatttaaaataactcAGCTGAATTCCATctgctccactagctttgtttgcagcgatgcttcctaaggcccattacggattccacacataagtagtatcaaatgatatttgtctttctctgtctgatttcctttacatAGTATGATAACttctaggtccatccctgttgctgcaaatgtcattatatCATTCCTTTTATGGTTGAGTGATATTTCATCACCTTTGTACCACATCTGTATCCATTTCTTGTTTAGGTTGTCTGCATGTctttatatgtatcacatcttctttatccatccttccccccccccccttaGGTTGTTtacatatcttagctattgtgaatagcactgcaatgaacattggagtgcaggtaactttttaaattatggttttctctggatatatgcccaggactgtATGccaaatcatatggtagttctagtttaagttttataaagaatccccatactgttctccatagtggttctACCGATTTATATTCCCTGAAAGTATTTTCAGTAAGTAAAGTGATAAGCGTGAAGGCCTAATATCTGTGCATTGTTACTAGCCTTTTTTCatcaaatatatgtaaaacaaattgGCCacattgagtttatttctgggataATTATTTGTACATGTGTTTACAAAAGCAATGACTTCTTGTGCCTTTCCAGACTCCACTGTTTTCAGTATTGATTAGTTTTCCAAAACTCATAACCTACTTCCCTAATTAATTTATCCTCTTTAGTACTTACTGCATCTAACATTCTGAACATCCTAGTTACACATGTTGAGTTTCATGTTTGTCTTTTCATATTCAATGTGAGGACATAGGGGCAAGGGACCATCGTCTGTTTTGTCTCAACTCTGGCAGCTAGGACAGTTTGATATGAAGGCCatccatatatattttctaaatgaatgaataagtgagatgtacaaaagacaaaattaaaaggaagacCTGCAGATAATTAAGCTTGGCTATTTTTCTAGTGTGAAATActtacattaaaaagaataacacCACTTATTGTCTGCTTATCATGTGTCAGGAAATGTCATATGAAGTTTCCACACTTTCATTCAGTTAATGCTCAAATCCATGTAGGCATTCACTATTAATTaaagtattttacaaataaaggaaataaggCATGAAAAAGTTCAATACCTTACCCAAGAACAGAGAGTTAAAATGCCAAGTCTCAGATTCTAAGTGCAAAGCTTGTGCTTTTATCTCTACAGTGTTCTTAAAAACAGAGGCTCTTAAAAAGGAAGAGTGTTACATTTGATTCCAGtgaaaaatatttccttcctAAAAGCAGAACATGTAGGGAATTCTTTCATTAGAACTTTTAGGAAGCTTCCTTCCTAAAAGCTCATAGGGACACATAGCCCCCAGGACACAATCCAGAGCCATGGAGTGGGGGGAATGGGTCATAGTAGTTTAACTTCTCCAGAGACTATATAATGAATGTGCAAAATCCCCATGTTCAAAACCTAATGCCCAAGCTGATGGCATTAGGAGGCAGGATCTTTAGATGTTGAATTGATCATAAGGGCAGAACCTTCATGGCAAGACCAGTGCACTGTCAGAGATCAGAGAGAGACACTTTGtcctttctgccatgtgaggacatggtGAGAAGTTGGCAGTCTGCAACCCAAGTATGGAACTTCACCACTATCCAAccctgctggcaccctgatcttttACTTCTAGCCTCTGAAAGTGGGAGAAATAGATTTCTCTTGTTTGTATGATATCCAGTCTGTGactttttgttacagcagcctaaaTGAATGACGATACCAAAGGATGAGTTAGCTTTGCAGATTACACTTAATTATTGtgtgaatttaattttatatatacttcTTCATTATATTCTTATTCCGTAAGCCTCATTTCCCGCCTACCCTGACCTGATTCAAATTGTGGTGAAGGAAATTTCCCAGGGATACAATCCCTGATGTGATCTAAGTTGGAGTTATCTGATAATCTctttagaacaaaaataaatgcatatatatatataaatgcgtCATGGGTATTTCACAATATGTACACACCCTGTTGAAAAGGAAGGTGGAACAAGATTTCAGTTTCATAACACACCAAGGCTAAGAAGGGGAAGCCATGGccggtgagtttttttttttttttttactgaaaacagCTTCTTGAAAGAATAGTTTTGGAAGGGGCTGGCTCTTACAGAAACCATAATTAAGTTCTATGAATGTGCAAAGAGGGAGTGTTTGTGCAAAGAGAGGGACAGGTAGGGGCAAAGAGAATGAAAGGGGTGTGGAACAGTAAGGGACAGAAAGGAACCAAACTTCACTGGCTGCTCTCCGGCTGTCATTTTGCAATCTTAACTGAATTCTGACAGAGGGTGCAGAATTGGCACAGAATGGGTTCCAGCAGCTCTCCCCAAAGGAAACGGAAAATcactgtttcattattttattatgcaCAGTTGTATCAACATGAAGCATGTTAACATAGGATTTTCAGGTACTATCTTGACGGTAGTAAATCTCATTCTTTGGGCCACTCTGTCAGATATTGAAGGAAGAATGAGGTGTGAGTGTCCTCAGGATTACCACACTGTGTGGGAAGGCACATTTTATTGATTAAATCTGAACGAGGCTATTCTGAGTTGCTGAAATGAAAGGAAAGTGAGGTTGTTTTCATGACTTGAGGCATTCTTTTGTTTCCAACAGACAAGCttctgaaagagaagaggaagctgTTTGTTCATTCAGTGAGCAAGGGTACAATAAATGGCTTGCTGGATGAGCTATTAGAAAAAAGAGTGCTGAACCAGGAGgagatggaaaaagtaagagatgAAAATGATACAGCTATGGATAGAGCCCGAGTTTTGATAGACACTGTTATTCGTAAAGGACCTCGGGCATGCCAAATCTGCATCAGCCATATTTGTGAAGAAGACTCCcacctggcaggaatactggggctCACTTCAGGTAAGGGTCTGTGACTCAGACTGAAGTTCATGTAAGCCCTGTGTCATTAGACCTAATATCTGACTTCTTCATTGGTCATATTAGCTTGCAGACCACTTCTTTACCTCTGGCTTCAGGTATTTCAGTGCTCATATTGCATGCCCcctgtctcttttcttctttggtcCTGTTTTTTGGCCTTAGTGTCTCTCTTTTGATTAAAGCTTATTTCCTATCCTGAGTATGTTGTAGCTCATTTGTTGAAATTCATGAGAACAACCTTGAAAAGTTTCATACTGTATTCTCCAGTCATCCTTGCAAGGTACTCTATTGATTTACCTAGTAAGTTAGTTATAGTCTAAAGGTCCCTAGAAACCTATGTGTAGTCATTTGACAGGTTTAAACTCTGTAATCAAATACTTTGCATAATGTCGCTCCAAAATTTTGCtctccaagagaaataaaatatatttcagggaGAATGGAACACTCAGAGAATAAATTAATTGCTTACAGAAAAGTAGAGATTTTAAGTGGACTCTTGCTTTTCATTGCCCCCTTGCATTTTCTTTCAAGTAGGATTGTGCACTCTACTGTGCACCATTCTGGGAGGCTCATcacctctctttctgtctcctgaAGACTCAGTCCAGGCTCAGCCATCCGAGCTGCCCCTTCTATGGTTCCCTAGCTTctccacacaaaaaaagactgcAGCTCTGATGGGCTTCTAGTTATTGGCTTCTTTTGAGCTGCtcagagtccctggagaagggaaaatctacccactgtatagtccatggagttgcaaggagttggacatgattgagcaactttcacttttgtgcTTCTAAAATCATTCAAGGAAAGTAGATGTTATTTGAAAACAAGACATCATTTGTCCCTCAGGAACTGAGAGGAGCCTGTGCCCCTCTCAGCGACagcaaatgtgtttcttttgttgttgttgattttttttgatACATTTTTTAGATTAACTCCCACCTCCAAGAATTAAAGACAGTCAATAAAAATAAGGGTTTAGAATATCTATATAATTGTCAAAACTTTTTCTTCCTTATCATATTTAACTCACAGTCCTTGAACCCTAGAAGCACTTGTGCAACTCATTGTGATAACTCTAATTCGTGGAATCTGTTTCTCCAGATGTTGGATGATACCTCCTCAGTCAAGGTTGTAAAGGCTTTGGTTCCTCCTCATCTATTTGGCAGTTGCTTCAGGACCCAAGTGTATGATAATtggatatatatttaaatttgctcTAAGAGGACACACCTAAAAACATTTCTTGACATATAAACTACGGCAATAACAAGCCCTCCTCCAGAAAATGTTCTTGAATTTATCAATGGTTAATTTAGTCCAGCAGTCTAGATAGGAAGGATGGGACAAATTTTAGCCTATGTCTTGGACTTGCAGTATTGTGGGATGTCCTAAGGCTCTCCTCCATTCACAGGAGAGACATGGCCCATTATTTGTCTATGGAAATCTTGTCTTTAGTAGGTACTATGACTTGGAGTAGTATTGGTTCATGCTGATACTTAAGTTTCTAGAATATGTTTCTGAGGTGGGTTGTGCTACATTGAGATATTTATAAAACCTTAAATAAAGTTAATTTCAATTCTTGTGCTTGAAATTGACAATCATAATGTCTAGCAACCTCAGACAACATATTGATAGATTTGATTGAGTAAGACAAGTGCAGATTACAGGTTGTGGTCAGGGCTCCAGTCATATGCATAATTGTATAAAACCCTTTGTGGGCTAGAGAGTAGCTTAGTGATTAAGAGGCCAGTATTGATAATCAAGACATTTTTGTATTCAAATCTTGGCTCTACCACCTTCTTGTTATATGACTTAGGAAATTCACTTAACACTGATTGGGGATAGGCCtcaatttccttctcattttgttGTGATAAATCTTGGCATGGCTAAGTGTCCAAGCACAGATGCCTTTTAGTGTTAGTTTTCTCCAAAGTCCAGGTCAACTCTGAATTAGACAACTTCACTTTGAATACACATTCGTTAGGCAGTACTGATTACCTCAGGAGCCACCTTAAGATATATGTGATTCTATAGCTGATgctgtttcaattttattttcatcatagaAAGTATAAATTAAAGAAGTCACTTCCAGACACTTTTGTTCTACCACTACTTAAGTTAACAAGTCCAGTCGTTCACGTGTAGAAGCTTTTGTTTCCCAGTGATAAGTATGGCTCCAGGTGAGTCACATCTTGCGCAGGATTAAAACCTATAGAAGGTATCTTTAGTAATGAGCAGCCAGTACACTGGGGTAAGAGTCTTTAGAGATTGTAACTATTTTAATGTCCTTTGTCTTTCCTCAGGTTCACAGTCTGAAAATTATCTTAGACAAAAACCCCAAGCAGTGGTCCCTCCTTTTCCAGGTAATGGTACTCTCAAGGTAATAGCATTGTTTGAATGCCACCTTCCTTGACGTCAGCTACAGATTAATGGGATGAATCAGGATGAGAGGACCATGGGTTTATTTACAGATTTATTCtatacatttttctcttctttatctattctgcTTTAGCAGGAGTTGTTTCTACAGCTTCACTATCATGTTAACAGTTCTGAATCTGTATCTCAAATCCTGAATAACCACTTGAGTGCCACATTTTGCTATTCAAGCATCCACTGAACATGTGCATTCATCTCCTGCAGTCAGTTTCAATCATGTGAACTGAGATAGCTTGCCATGTGTCCCCGACCTCGGCTCTCCTCCACTTTCCTCTGTCTTGATTAATGGTACCACTAGCACCGAGTTATTCAAACCAGAAACCTGAAATTATCTTAGACCATTTCTTCTCCCTGACTTCCAACATTTAAGCGGCacccagattttattttcctctcacaAATTCTGATTGGTTTCTGCATTTCTACTTCTACTATTAGATTTCAGAGCCCCTATTCCAAGAGTGTTTCATAATTCTCCAGTCATAACTTCACtatatttttcttgtaattttaaaaataaatgcattattttcCCTCATAGCACTTTCAGCTTTATGAGGAAATTGAACATACATGTTTGCTTATAGATCACCTCTAATAGAATTTCACCTGTAAACCTGTAATATATATGCAACTAATATTTGTTAAGACTATTTCACTGAATAATTTGGGCAGaatcattagaaaatatttgcatgtgCCAATTGTGCTACAGACCCTGTTCTATGGACTATTTAGAAAGTAATGAATAAAACAAGcaagatttcttcttttcttaaaactACTTGAATATATGAATAGTGAGTGGATAGGCATTTAAGAAACTCCACCatcaaaataaagccagccaaaAATTTGAGGATGAAAATGACACTACACATATCTCTGGCAGTGACATGATATTATAACagagataaatatttataatagctggATATGATAGAAACTTTTGTTCCAATTCAAGGAATTTCTAAAATgggcatttgtttttcttcagatttAGCTTTCCTTCAGGTGGTAATTAGATATCTAGGTCTCTTTCAGGCTATGGCTCTGATATCTGCAGCATACAATGCCAAAATGATTGAGGTAATAACAATCAAATTAATGGCATTGGTAGGAATATGTAGGATCATTTGTAAGAGATTTTGTTAGGCTTGGTCTGG
Above is a genomic segment from Bos javanicus breed banteng chromosome 15, ARS-OSU_banteng_1.0, whole genome shotgun sequence containing:
- the LOC133261622 gene encoding putative caspase recruitment domain-containing protein 17P isoform X3, with the translated sequence MADKLLKEKRKLFVHSVSKGTINGLLDELLEKRVLNQEEMEKVRDENDTAMDRARVLIDTVIRKGPRACQICISHICEEDSHLAGILGLTSESIN